ttagggTATTAGAAACCATCCTGAAAAAAAGGTTAGGGCCTTAAAAATGATCCTGAAAATGTAGGAAGATTCCTCTTTTACCCTTTAAAGTACctacataaaatataattatattatccCCCATTAACTCTCCTTTAGACCCTTGTGGTGGTGGCCACCGATCTGCTATCATTAACTCTCCTTCGTCCGCCGGCGGAATTCGGAGCGGATATTGCCGTGGGAACTTCCCAGCGCTTGGGAGTTCCACTGGGCTACGGTGGTCCCCATGCCGGATTCTTCGCCTGCAAGCAGAGCTTGGTGCGTCTGATGCCCGGCCGAATGATCGGGGTCACCAGGGACATGGACGGAAACGATGCCTATCGCCTGGCCCTGCAGACCAGGGAGCAGCACATCCGCAGGGACAAGGCCACGAGTAACATTTGCACGGCCCAGGCTCTGCTGGCCAACATGTCGGCCATGTACGCCATTTACCACGGTCCGGAGGGCCTAAAGGCCATGGCCAATCGCATCCACCACTTCACGCTGACCCTGCAAACGGGACTCCAGGGAGTGGGTCACGAGGTGGTCAACAAGAATTTCTTTGACACGCTGAACATCAGGCTGGGTGGAAATCTCTCGCTGGAGGATCTCAAGGAGCGCGCCGAGCACAAGCGCATTAATCTTCGATATCTCGAGGATGGAACTGTGGGCGTGGCCTTGGATGAGACGGTCAGTGTGGCAGATGTGGACGATCTGCTGTGGGTTTTCAAGGCGGAGGCCACTGTGGAACAACTACTGGCGCGACGTGATGTCCTTAAGAACTCCATTGAGAACTCCAAGTTCCTGCGAACGTCGCCCTATTTACAGCATCCCATTTTCCAGAGCTATCACAGGTGAGTTTGATCATCCCAAACAATAAAagcacaggaacacaaaactgaattttgtgaaatttccacgaaccatttctagttttcctGATTAAAAGTTCATACAAACTTATGCTCTATCAGCTAAAGGCtcttcgatcgtttctatggcagctatatgatatagtagttcgatctttttaaacttaaaatcgaaattcggaaatgtttaaaaatagtcatatcccagagtaaaaaccaacaaagatataatttttttcctattaatttccatttaatttttcgaccgttcctatggcagctatatgacatAGTGatctgattttttaaatatttaattcgaaattcagaaatatatacaaaagtaTATTccctagagtagaaggtaatatttaaaaaaagctagaattttgttaacgtttttttttcgatttttttcgattcttcctatgggagctataagatatagttgtccgatccggtcggttccgacatatatactacctgcaatagaaagaagacttttgggaaagtttcatcccgatagctcaaaaactgagaaacagacggacagacggacatggctagatcgactcgtctagtgatgctgatcaagaatatatatactttatggcgtcggaaacgtctccttcactgcgttgcaaacttctgactgaaatcataataccctctgcaagggtataaaaacaattcttagaattaaatctaaaatgaaactatttttaattgttcattaaatctattgttcattgtatgctttaatatCGGTTTAAAGGGTTATATTTTATATGGTGTACCTGTGAAGTAAgggatatatattattaaaaaatccatCTCTTTTACAGCGAATCCCGCATGGTGCGCTACATGAAGAAGCTGGAGAACAAGGACATCTCGCTCGTGCACTCGATGATTCCGCTGGGATCCTGCACCATGAAGCTCAACTCGACCACCGAGATGATGCCCTGCTCCTTCCGCCACTTCACCGACATCCATCCCTTCGCTCCGGTGGAACAGGCCCAGGGCTTCCATCAGATGTTCAGCGAACTGGAGCATGATCTCTGCGAGATTACGGGATATGACCGAATCTCCTTCCAGCCCAATTCGGGGGCCCAGGGAGAGTATGCCGGTCTGCGAGCCATTCGCAGCTACCACGAGCACCGCAATGAAGGTCACCGGAATATCTGCCTAATCCCAATCTCAGCGCATGGCACAAATCCAGCTTCGGCTCAAATGGCGGGCATGAAGGTGGAGCCGATTAGGATACTGTCGAATGGTTCCATCGATATGGCCCACTTGAGAGCCAAGGCGGAGGAGCATGCCCATGAATTGTCCTGTCTCATGATCACCTATCCATCGACAATGGGCGTTTTTGAAGAGACGGTGGCGGAGATTTGCACCCTGATCCACAAGCACGGCGGTCAGGTGTACCTGGACGGGGCGAACATGAACGCCCAGGTGGGTCTGTGTCGGCCAGGTGACTACGGCAGCGATGTTTCGCATCTCAACCTGCACAAGACCTTCTGCATTCCGCACGGCGGCGGTGGTCCTGGAATGGGTCCCATCGGCGTGAAGGCCCATCTGGCACCCTACCTGCCGGGACATCCGGTGGTCAGTCCGCTGGCCAGTGAGGAGCACAGTTTCGGTGTGGTTTCCGCTGCTCCCTTCGGCAGCTCGGCCATTTTGCCCATCTCCTGGTCGTATATCAAACTCATGGGCAGTCGTGGCCTGAAGAGAGCCACCCAGGTGGCCATTCTCAATGCCAACTACATGTCCAAGCGGCTGGAGCAGCACTATAAGACGCTCTACAAGGCACCCAACTCGCAGCTGGTGGCCCATGAGTTCATTTTGGATATACGCGATCTGAAGAAGTCGGCCAATATCGAGGCAGTGGATGTGGCCAAGCGTCTCATGGATTACGGCTTCCATGCTCCAACGATGTCGTGGCCCGTGGCTGGAACCCTGATGATCGAGCCCACCGAATCCGAGGACAAGGAGGAGTTGGATAGATTCTGCGATGCCATGATCTCCATTCGCGAGGAGATCGCCGAGATCGAGGCGGGTCGCATGGATAGGGCCGTTAATCCCCTGAAGATGTCTCCTCACACCCAAGCTCAAGTCATCTCGGACAAATGGGATCGTCCTTACACTCGTGAGCAGGCTGCCTTCCCAGCTGTGAGTCTTAgctatatttcttaaatatttcccaTAATTTAATGTGACTTTGCTTACAGATCTTCGTGAAGCCAGATGCCAAGATCTGGCCAACTGTGGGCAGGATCGATGATGCCTATGGCGACAAGCATCTTGTATGCACCTGTCCACCCATTTTGCCTGATTTATAAGGCgtttttagatataagacaAACTTAACATCCGATTGACTATTACTTCTTAATGAAACCAAATAAAGTACCTTTtatataatacttttttatttttaccaaacTAAGTTGGTTGTTTGTGAAGACAATTAGCTATGTTTCGAGATTTACCGACAAGAATGTCAGAATATTTCTAAGCAATTATTTTTACCTTTACTTATATTTCGTTTTCTTAGCTTTAGATTCAATTTTCGTATCCTTCACATATTTCCTATACTGTTTGTGAAAAgtatttacattatttgtgGGTATGGTCCACTCAATTGGCTTCGGTTGCTTTGTGGGATCGGATGATTCTGAATATTCGGGTATTTCGACTCCCAATAATTTGCAAACCTTCGACAAAACCACATCCACATAGCTGGATATGATTAAATTCGCTTTTTTATCATGTTTTGTAGGTTGCAGGTTACAGATTACAAATTTACCACCgcgtttaagattttttagggGAAGATCACCGCTGGGAACGATTTGCAGAGTGGTTCCCAGAGCAATATTTAAATCAGCGACGGTGGAGTGCATCACACCCATTTCCAGGTCGTTTTCGGGAAGATCGTGTTCCCAATCCAGAACGTTATCGTATAGGATTCCCGATCTGCAGCTGCGACCTTTGCTATCCAAAGAAGATTTACACGGACGATCTAGAGATTTTTGACCCACTGTTTCCACAGCAGAGGAACTCACAAACTGACGTCGGCACTTCTTGCATTGTTCTATGTAAATGTTGCCGTGCAATTCGGAAAGATATTTCCTATCCAGACCGGATTTCAGGTGCAGACCATCAATGTTCTGGGAGACTACATACTGCACATAGCCACATTCGATCAGAGATATAATGGCCATGTGGGTTTTGGTGGGTCTGGCTTCATCGAAGGAGACGTTGAAGTCCGGCTTCTCGCCCTTCTCCTCCAGGGTCCAAACGCCTTTGGGTCCCCGGAAATCCGGAATTCCCGCGGATGTACTGATGCCAGCTCCCGTGTGCAGGACAACGTGTCCCGATTTCTTGATCAAATCGGCGAGTTCCTGGCACTTTTCGGAGACAACTTCCTCGCTGTCGAAGCTCTCGGGCGCTCCCAGGATTCCCTTGTCATGGTAGGCCGAAAGTCCGTCTGCGTAATTACAGCTCATCGTTCAgtgttattttgattttatttataaatttaaaataaatctcttatttattgatttgtttatgttttcttttggATAGAAGTAGTCCATCGAGATTTGGTTGTTTATAATAGGACCACTAAATGAACGCTAAATAATACCATCAAAAGCGTTATTGAAAAAACGCtctgcactcaaaaaaaaagtagcatttatacatattaaatagcattttattttgaatcaatttttttttaaattttaaatcaattgtttgccaaaaaaattaaaaacattattttttttaatttgtttattctctgtgctttaaaaaagtgaagcctttttttattatgcttttatttaaattggaatattattttttaaagtttaataagATTGTTATGTAAAACGAAgtagtttttaatttgcttttatttgaataaattaaaataaaattgtttagaagaataattttaaaaagattgttATATCAAACGaaggtatttttattatgcatTTATTCGAATAAATtagaatataatttttcaaagtttAATAAGACTGAAAGTgatttttttatgctttttttgaatataattttttagaagCATAATTTTGTTGATCAGTGCACCTGAATCGATATCCACATATCTGGATTTCCGGCTCGCACGGTCACACTCAAGCCGCGCGCCTATCGAAACAAAGTGTGCTTCTGTTTTCCAATTaccggcaaaaaaaaaacaagcttcGTCCAGGCAACAGGACAGGTTGTTTGATCGTTACAACGCTTGAGTTCACATCTCCGTCGGGCGAAAAGCAGCTGCAACCGAAACGGGCTAAAGGCATCATCATTACCGACAAGGACACGCAGTCAGAGGCGCCATGAAGATCGAGGAAGTCAAGAGCACCGTGCGCACCCAGCGCATCGCAGCCCACAGCCACGTGAAGGGACTGGGACTGGACGAGTTCGGAGCTGCGGTGCACAGTGCCGCCGGATTGGTGGGTCAGAGGGCAGCTCGCGAGGCTGCCGGCATTGTGGTGGATCTGATCAAGTCCAAGAAGATGGCCGGAAGAGCCCTGCTCCTTGCTGGTCCTCCTGGCACTGGAAAGACCGCCATTGCTTTGGCCATTGCCCAGGAGCTGGGCAACAAGGTGCCCTTCTGCCCCATGGTCGGTTCGGAGGTCTTCAGCAACGAGATCAAGAAGACCGAGGTGCTAATGGAGAACTTCCGGCGTTCCATTGGCCTCCGCATCCGCGAGACCAAGGAGGTTTACGAGGGCGAGGTCACCGAGCTGACTCCCGTGGAAACGGAGAACCCCATGGGTGGCTATGGCAAGACCATCAGTAATGTCGTCATTGGCCTAAAGACAGCCAAGGGCACCAAACAACTCAAGCTGGATCCCAGCATCTTCGATGCCCTACAAAAGGAGAAGGTGGAGGTGGGCGATGTCATCTACATAGAGGCCAACAGCGGGGCGGTGAAGCGCCAGGGACGCAGCGACACCTTTGCCACCGAATTTGACCTGGAGACCGAGGAGTATGTGCCGCTGCCCAAGGGCGATGTCCACAAGAAGAAGGAGGTCATACAGGATGTCACCCTGCACGATCTGGATGTGGCCAATGCTCGTCCGCAGGGCGGCCAGGATGTGCTCTCCATGATGGGACAGCTCATGAAGCCCAAGAAAACTGAAATCACTGGTATATAGTTGTTTGTCCCTTTAACTTTTATATGAACTAATGCATTTCTTAATACCCAGACAAACTACGCTTGGAGATCAACAAGGTGGTGAACAAGTATATTGACCAGGGCATAGCCGAGCTGGTTCCCGGCGTCCTTTTCATCGATGAAATTCACATGCTCGATCTGGAGACCTTCACATATCTACACAAATCGCTGGAATCTCCCATTGCTCCAATTGTCATCTTTGCCACCAATCGCGGTCGCTGTGTGATTCGGTAAGAACTATTTAAGAAACAAGAACTcggacttttttttattaaattaatggttaaaaaaaagagtttgtTAGAAAAGTAATCATATAAGTTGTTGTCTTGGCAACATACTGTTATTATAATACACTCCTCaagtttaaatttgaaatgaaatgattgtcacaaaaatgtttattatccAAGAAtggtttaaatttatatttaggtTCCACCAACTTTGTTCAAAAGATTTCTAAGAcaatgttttcattttccaaCTCCATGGCAACTCTTACTAGAGCCCTGATTAAAGGGAttcaatatattattttgaattttttgttttatatgaatgacctaattagaattttgagtttaatagaattgaatgaatttgaatttttagtttaatagaattacatgaatgaatggcatgaatttcgaaataattaaaacgacaatttcttttgaagaacaaAGGGCcattattttgtgattaaatctgcatgaattttgttttctaagcagttaacattgaattgttaacaattttttactttttgttctcaaaagaggacacaaaaaaaactgtgaaattcaaaaaattcataaaaattatttatttattcattcaattcgaaattaattgaaatttaatgattcacgcagggctccaACTCGCACTAGCCACTAATCTGTGTTTTTCCCTATTACTTTCTATAAGCTTTATTCACGTTTTTCTCCTCTGTTCCAGTGGCACCACAGACATCGTCTCGCCGCACGGCATTCCGCTGGATCTGCTTGATCGGCTGCTGATCATCCGCACACTTCTCTACTCGACCTCCGACATGGAACAGATCATCAAGCTGCGCGCCCAGACCGAGGGACTGCAGCTGGACGAGAACGCCTTCGCCCGTCTCAGCGAGATCGGGACCAGCTCCACGCTGCGCTACGCCGTTCAGCTGCTAACGCCGGCCCACCAGATGTGCAAGGTGAACGGCCGCAACCAGATAAGCAAGGATGACATCGAGGACGTGCACTCGCTGTTCCTCGATGCCAAGCGCTCCTCCAAGCACTTGTCCGAGAAGAACAATAAGTTTATGTTGTAAGTTTGTCGATTCCAGCTGAATTATTATTCCATTTGCACGGATTTACCAATAAACGGAAATAAGCAAATTGTTAGTAgttataattacattttaaaattggcgctcTGAATATCGATAGGTAAGTACTTCGATAATTCCACTTTAGGTGTGTACACACTTAAGATTTAGCGGCGATCGTGGTATGGTCACACCGAATATCTCACCCAATCTGAAATTTTGACTGAATTTTTGTTATTACCtcgtaattaaactttttcccGACTTATTTGACAAACATGGCCTCGTTTGGCAAGTCCATAGTGCTGCTAGCGTCCCTGGCCACGTTTGCGTACTCCCTGTACGTGGTGGGCCGCCTGATGATCTTCCTGTCGACGCCTCGTTCGATTTCGAGGGCTCACACCTGGATTTTCAATTTGCTGGACAACAAGTCCCGCCTTGAGACCGCCTATGGACCCGTGGTGTTCGACACCCTCTACCTGATCGGATTCATCTTCCAGCACAGCTTCCTCAAGTCAGCCTTGGTCAAGAAACTGCTGGCCAATTTGGGTTTGTCGGGGGCCGAGCGTACTATTTATAGCCTGACGTCATCGATTTGTTTACATGTTTGTATACCCTTGAATTGGGCAAGAATAGCAAATAACTTTATCTTTGGATATTTCAGTATTTGATCCTTAACTGGCTGCCCGCCCAGTCGATTGTTCTGTGGCAAATCGACGTGGAGCAGAGTGCTCCTCTTTGGTGGACCTTTGTAATTACCCATGGAATCTGTTGGCTGGTGATCTTTGGCGGCAGTTTGGTGATGGATCTGCCGGAGCTACTGGGCATCAAGCAGGCCTACTACGATCTGAAGGCCTATGGGCCGCCTATTAACTACAAATCCGGGGAGCTGCGCAATCTGTATGCCCATGTGAGGCATCCCTCTTTTGTGGGCCTGTCGGTCATCCTGTTCGCCACCAATGTAATGAGCGTGGATCGCCTGGTGATGGCCCTGCTCCTGACCACCTATATGTACCTGGCCTGGTCCACGGATAGCAAGGATGTGGCCTACCAGAAGGTCCAGCTGCAGCGCAAGAAACTCGAACTGAAGGCTCAGTAAACTTAATCTCCGTAATGTTCTCACTAAGATTTAGCTGTAAGTTGACTCG
This portion of the Drosophila takahashii strain IR98-3 E-12201 chromosome 3R, DtakHiC1v2, whole genome shotgun sequence genome encodes:
- the pont gene encoding ruvB-like helicase 1, which codes for MKIEEVKSTVRTQRIAAHSHVKGLGLDEFGAAVHSAAGLVGQRAAREAAGIVVDLIKSKKMAGRALLLAGPPGTGKTAIALAIAQELGNKVPFCPMVGSEVFSNEIKKTEVLMENFRRSIGLRIRETKEVYEGEVTELTPVETENPMGGYGKTISNVVIGLKTAKGTKQLKLDPSIFDALQKEKVEVGDVIYIEANSGAVKRQGRSDTFATEFDLETEEYVPLPKGDVHKKKEVIQDVTLHDLDVANARPQGGQDVLSMMGQLMKPKKTEITDKLRLEINKVVNKYIDQGIAELVPGVLFIDEIHMLDLETFTYLHKSLESPIAPIVIFATNRGRCVIRGTTDIVSPHGIPLDLLDRLLIIRTLLYSTSDMEQIIKLRAQTEGLQLDENAFARLSEIGTSSTLRYAVQLLTPAHQMCKVNGRNQISKDDIEDVHSLFLDAKRSSKHLSEKNNKFML
- the LOC108062802 gene encoding nurim homolog, with protein sequence MASFGKSIVLLASLATFAYSLYVVGRLMIFLSTPRSISRAHTWIFNLLDNKSRLETAYGPVVFDTLYLIGFIFQHSFLKSALVKKLLANLGLSGAERTIYSLTSSICLHYLILNWLPAQSIVLWQIDVEQSAPLWWTFVITHGICWLVIFGGSLVMDLPELLGIKQAYYDLKAYGPPINYKSGELRNLYAHVRHPSFVGLSVILFATNVMSVDRLVMALLLTTYMYLAWSTDSKDVAYQKVQLQRKKLELKAQ
- the Sirt6 gene encoding NAD-dependent protein deacetylase Sirt6 yields the protein MSCNYADGLSAYHDKGILGAPESFDSEEVVSEKCQELADLIKKSGHVVLHTGAGISTSAGIPDFRGPKGVWTLEEKGEKPDFNVSFDEARPTKTHMAIISLIECGYVQYVVSQNIDGLHLKSGLDRKYLSELHGNIYIEQCKKCRRQFVSSSAVETVGQKSLDRPCKSSLDSKGRSCRSGILYDNVLDWEHDLPENDLEMGVMHSTVADLNIALGTTLQIVPSGDLPLKNLKRGGKFVICNLQPTKHDKKANLIISSYVDVVLSKVCKLLGVEIPEYSESSDPTKQPKPIEWTIPTNNVNTFHKQYRKYVKDTKIESKAKKTKYK
- the LOC108062825 gene encoding glycine dehydrogenase (decarboxylating), mitochondrial — encoded protein: MQRFLGRNSQSLLLRCGHRYLATTPVEEVLFPTKSDFPSRHIGPRKTDVVAMLDTLGYKSLAELTEKAVPQSIQLKRELNLDKPLNEHELIRRIRDISLKNQLWRSYIGMGYHNCHVPHTIIRNLFENPGWTTQYTPYQPEIAQGRLESLLNYQTLVSDLTGLDVANASLLDEGTAAAEAMCLATRHNKRKKLYLSNRVHPQTLSVVKTRAEALELEIVVGPIEQADLPSRELAGILLQYPDTYGDVKDFEDVAALAKKNGTLVVVATDLLSLTLLRPPAEFGADIAVGTSQRLGVPLGYGGPHAGFFACKQSLVRLMPGRMIGVTRDMDGNDAYRLALQTREQHIRRDKATSNICTAQALLANMSAMYAIYHGPEGLKAMANRIHHFTLTLQTGLQGVGHEVVNKNFFDTLNIRLGGNLSLEDLKERAEHKRINLRYLEDGTVGVALDETVSVADVDDLLWVFKAEATVEQLLARRDVLKNSIENSKFLRTSPYLQHPIFQSYHSESRMVRYMKKLENKDISLVHSMIPLGSCTMKLNSTTEMMPCSFRHFTDIHPFAPVEQAQGFHQMFSELEHDLCEITGYDRISFQPNSGAQGEYAGLRAIRSYHEHRNEGHRNICLIPISAHGTNPASAQMAGMKVEPIRILSNGSIDMAHLRAKAEEHAHELSCLMITYPSTMGVFEETVAEICTLIHKHGGQVYLDGANMNAQVGLCRPGDYGSDVSHLNLHKTFCIPHGGGGPGMGPIGVKAHLAPYLPGHPVVSPLASEEHSFGVVSAAPFGSSAILPISWSYIKLMGSRGLKRATQVAILNANYMSKRLEQHYKTLYKAPNSQLVAHEFILDIRDLKKSANIEAVDVAKRLMDYGFHAPTMSWPVAGTLMIEPTESEDKEELDRFCDAMISIREEIAEIEAGRMDRAVNPLKMSPHTQAQVISDKWDRPYTREQAAFPAIFVKPDAKIWPTVGRIDDAYGDKHLVCTCPPILPDL